The following proteins are co-located in the Heliorestis convoluta genome:
- a CDS encoding (Fe-S)-binding protein, whose protein sequence is MQVSLMITCLCDNFYPQVGEATVRVLRRLGATVVFVPDQVCCGQPAFNAGYHDAAREVARTCLRAFQDAEYVVSPSGSCAEMIRGNYLRLFKGDKDEFSVVEELRDKTYEFSEFLVKVMKTETIDGSFPHKVAYHPSCHLTRFLNIKDEPLQLLQSIADLELVDLPRAYDCCGFGGTFSVKMAEVSEALVTEKAENVHRSGANVLVGADMGCLMNIKGRLEKLGSTVQVMHIAQVIDEAQKAVKKATLP, encoded by the coding sequence TTGCAGGTTTCCCTGATGATTACTTGTCTTTGTGATAACTTTTACCCTCAAGTCGGCGAAGCGACAGTCCGCGTCTTGCGCCGTCTTGGTGCTACTGTCGTTTTTGTACCCGATCAAGTCTGCTGTGGTCAACCGGCTTTTAATGCGGGCTATCACGATGCGGCACGAGAAGTGGCACGCACATGCTTGCGCGCTTTTCAAGACGCTGAATATGTGGTCAGTCCTTCCGGTTCTTGTGCAGAAATGATTCGAGGAAATTATCTACGCTTATTTAAAGGCGATAAAGATGAGTTTTCCGTGGTAGAAGAACTTCGTGATAAGACCTATGAGTTTTCGGAGTTTCTAGTCAAAGTGATGAAAACAGAGACCATTGATGGTTCTTTTCCTCATAAAGTAGCCTACCACCCTTCTTGTCACCTCACACGGTTTCTCAATATAAAAGATGAACCTTTGCAGTTGTTGCAAAGCATTGCCGATCTGGAACTGGTTGATCTTCCTCGTGCCTATGATTGTTGCGGCTTTGGTGGTACCTTTTCTGTCAAAATGGCTGAAGTCTCTGAAGCACTGGTAACAGAAAAAGCAGAAAATGTCCATCGAAGCGGTGCCAACGTTCTTGTGGGTGCCGATATGGGTTGCTTAATGAATATCAAAGGTCGTCTTGAAAAGCTCGGTTCTACAGTACAAGTCATGCACATTGCCCAGGTAATTGACGAGGCTCAAAAAGCGGTAAAAAAGGCTACCCTGCCTTAG
- a CDS encoding LutB/LldF family L-lactate oxidation iron-sulfur protein — MAQAQVDLKKRLNDAFDHPFLRKAVGSATNTLRDRKRKVSDDLGHWEEWRKLGAQIRHHVIDNLDVYLHQFSQNIQAQGAQVHWAVTGQEALDIFQNIVSKHQAKLVVKSKSMVSEELHVNQLLEDLCVKVVETDLGEYIIQLAGETPSHIIVPAIHKTRQEVAALFEKDSQEKQVADTAALTQYARRKLRRLFMEADVAVSGCNFAVADAGAVCLFTNEGNGRLVTTVPPVHVVFMGMERVVPSFQELEVMARLLPRSATGQKLTSYLSVIRGPRGVGEEDGAQEMHVIIVDNGRSRLLADPIYKEVLRCIRCGSCLNTCPVYRQIGGHAYGWVYSGPIGAVLTPLLHENLSDWGETVGLSTLCGACTETCPVRIPLHEMLLQLRAQRVEAGVTPSLEKSAFKLWASTWSRPSLYRLAIKGAYYGQKAYLKDGHLEGGPPPLSYWTNSRYFPPIAEKSFRQRWQEGKLEVDRNEASLTKGDQ; from the coding sequence ATGGCCCAGGCTCAGGTCGATCTAAAAAAACGTCTCAATGATGCTTTTGACCATCCCTTTTTACGCAAAGCCGTTGGCTCCGCGACAAATACATTGCGCGATCGCAAAAGAAAGGTCAGTGACGATCTGGGACATTGGGAAGAGTGGCGTAAGCTTGGAGCCCAGATTCGCCATCATGTGATTGATAACCTCGATGTCTACCTCCATCAATTTAGCCAAAATATTCAAGCACAAGGTGCTCAGGTGCACTGGGCCGTTACTGGACAAGAAGCCCTTGATATTTTTCAAAACATTGTAAGCAAACATCAAGCCAAATTGGTTGTAAAGTCAAAGTCTATGGTCTCTGAAGAACTGCATGTGAACCAGCTCTTAGAAGACCTCTGTGTCAAAGTTGTAGAAACAGACCTGGGTGAATATATCATTCAACTGGCTGGCGAAACACCTTCTCACATTATTGTTCCCGCTATTCACAAGACTCGTCAAGAAGTGGCTGCGCTATTCGAGAAAGATTCACAGGAAAAGCAAGTCGCCGATACAGCTGCTCTAACACAGTACGCACGTCGAAAATTACGGCGTCTATTCATGGAAGCCGACGTGGCTGTCTCTGGTTGTAACTTTGCCGTGGCTGATGCAGGCGCTGTTTGCTTATTCACCAATGAAGGAAACGGTCGCCTTGTAACGACGGTTCCACCTGTTCATGTCGTCTTTATGGGTATGGAACGAGTTGTACCTTCCTTTCAAGAATTAGAAGTCATGGCCCGATTGTTACCTCGATCAGCGACAGGACAAAAACTTACTTCTTACCTCTCTGTGATTCGCGGTCCTCGTGGCGTTGGCGAAGAAGATGGGGCCCAGGAAATGCACGTTATTATCGTTGATAACGGTCGCTCTCGCTTACTGGCTGATCCCATTTATAAGGAAGTATTGCGTTGTATTCGTTGTGGCTCTTGCCTGAATACTTGTCCCGTCTATCGTCAAATCGGCGGTCACGCCTATGGCTGGGTCTATAGCGGACCAATTGGCGCCGTGCTCACTCCCTTGCTTCACGAGAACTTATCAGATTGGGGCGAGACTGTTGGTCTTTCTACCCTGTGCGGTGCCTGCACAGAAACTTGCCCTGTACGCATTCCACTTCATGAAATGCTACTTCAATTGCGCGCTCAACGTGTCGAAGCCGGGGTCACCCCAAGCTTAGAAAAAAGTGCTTTCAAACTCTGGGCAAGCACTTGGAGCCGGCCATCCTTGTATCGACTGGCCATAAAAGGTGCCTATTATGGACAAAAAGCCTATCTAAAAGATGGTCACCTCGAAGGCGGCCCGCCCCCTCTCTCATACTGGACCAATTCACGATACTTTCCTCCCATTGCTGAGAAAAGTTTTCGCCAACGGTGGCAAGAAGGGAAGCTAGAAGTCGATCGTAATGAAGCAAGCCTGACAAAGGGTGACCAATAA
- a CDS encoding LutC/YkgG family protein: MSETDFYENIASALGRPMPQSTEKPTLKLPPLAEQSMNQETLLEHFAKNFEALSGIFIRARDWQEVVQQVRSIMAELQIEEKDVAIWRGSELIELIKAFPDFYKEGQIKKVEKSLLGITWAHGAIAETGTVALMAGSEQNRSNSLLPPSHLAIFSQKELVATLGEAFQRLAYKDYRALNLITGPSRTSDIEMDLTIGVHGPGKMYIIYIEST, from the coding sequence TTGTCTGAAACAGATTTTTACGAAAATATCGCTTCAGCCCTCGGTAGGCCCATGCCCCAAAGTACAGAAAAGCCTACTTTGAAGTTACCACCTCTTGCTGAACAAAGTATGAATCAAGAAACCCTTCTTGAACATTTTGCTAAGAACTTTGAAGCCTTGAGCGGAATTTTCATACGAGCCCGAGACTGGCAAGAAGTGGTGCAACAAGTCCGTTCCATCATGGCAGAACTCCAAATAGAAGAAAAAGACGTAGCCATCTGGCGTGGTTCTGAGCTAATAGAATTGATAAAGGCCTTCCCTGATTTCTACAAGGAAGGCCAAATTAAAAAAGTTGAAAAATCTCTTCTCGGTATTACCTGGGCTCATGGAGCCATTGCTGAAACAGGAACAGTCGCTCTTATGGCAGGCTCTGAACAGAACCGCTCTAACAGCCTTCTCCCTCCTAGTCATTTGGCCATTTTTTCTCAAAAAGAGCTCGTAGCAACATTAGGAGAAGCTTTTCAACGACTTGCTTACAAAGACTACCGGGCGCTGAACCTAATTACGGGCCCGAGTCGCACTTCCGATATTGAAATGGATCTTACCATTGGCGTCCATGGCCCTGGGAAAATGTATATTATTTACATTGAATCAACATAG
- a CDS encoding response regulator, giving the protein MKKDKVLIVEDEEKIRRMLRLFLEQENMEVLEAEEGVSALDILAQQNIDIMILDIMMPGLDGWTTCRKVREKSNIPILILTARGEESDRVLGFELGADDYVVKPFSPREIILRVKALLRRRLGKEIGNKSGEEEIYFPALQIIPQEHKVIVEEQAVLLSPLEYNLLLYMARHPQRVFTREVLLDQVWGYDFMGDSRTVDTHVRRLREKISRHSEKVAAYIVTVRGAGYKFEVVP; this is encoded by the coding sequence ATGAAAAAAGATAAAGTCCTCATTGTGGAAGACGAAGAAAAAATACGGCGTATGTTACGCTTGTTCTTGGAACAAGAGAATATGGAAGTTCTTGAAGCTGAAGAAGGTGTGTCAGCACTAGATATCTTGGCACAACAAAACATTGATATTATGATTTTAGACATAATGATGCCGGGGTTAGATGGCTGGACCACCTGTCGAAAAGTACGAGAAAAATCGAATATACCTATATTGATACTAACTGCTCGTGGCGAGGAGTCAGATCGAGTCCTTGGCTTTGAGCTTGGTGCTGATGATTATGTTGTCAAGCCTTTTAGCCCTCGAGAAATTATATTACGTGTAAAAGCTTTGCTGAGAAGGCGTCTGGGAAAGGAGATTGGAAACAAATCGGGAGAAGAAGAAATTTACTTTCCTGCTCTGCAGATTATTCCTCAAGAACATAAAGTTATCGTGGAAGAACAAGCTGTGCTTTTATCACCTTTAGAATACAATCTTCTTCTTTATATGGCCCGTCATCCTCAACGAGTTTTTACACGAGAGGTTCTTTTAGATCAGGTTTGGGGTTATGATTTTATGGGAGACAGTCGCACTGTTGATACCCATGTAAGACGATTGCGTGAGAAAATTTCTCGCCATTCCGAAAAAGTGGCTGCCTACATTGTTACCGTCCGAGGTGCTGGTTATAAATTTGAGGTTGTGCCATGA